In the Aggregatilinea lenta genome, AGCACCACGTAGCCGCGTTCGGCGTCCATAAAGTTGTAGAGTGACTTGGCGCGCTCCGAAAAGCGCTCGCGCAGCGCCGCCGTGAACGTGTCCGCATCGGCAGTGTGGGTGAACACCACAAAGCGCGCTTCTTCCGGCGTGCCGACGAAATCGTCGGGTGTGCCCATCTGGCTGACCACTTCCGTAATGACCTGCACCGCCAGCTCCAGCGCCGCGTCGGCGGCCATAAAGCTGTACGCCTCGCGCAGCTCCTTGAAGTTCTCGATCTCGGCGTCGAGGAAGTGCCAACCCGCCTGCCCCGACAGGCGCGTTAACTCCGCACGGATCATGGGGCCGGTCGGCAGACCGGTGCGCGGCTCGTGCAGGTGATCACGCGTGGCGCGCCGGATCGAGCTTTGCACGCGCAGCCGCAGCTCCTCCATGTCGAACGGCTTGGTCACGTAGTCGTCCGCACCCAGTTCCAGCCCGGCGACCTTGTCTGCCCGGGCGTCGCGCTGGGTGAGGAAGGTGATCGGGATATACTTCGTCAGCGTGGTGGTGCGCAGCGCCCGGCACACGTCGAAGCCGTCCATGTCGGGCAGCATCACGTCGAGCAGGATCAGGTTAGGGAACTTGGAGCGGCTGATGGCGATGCCT is a window encoding:
- a CDS encoding response regulator — encoded protein: MGKKRLLIIEDDIDVQEMLTVYFEGQDYEVLHASEGAEGIAISRSKFPNLILLDVMLPDMDGFDVCRALRTTTLTKYIPITFLTQRDARADKVAGLELGADDYVTKPFDMEELRLRVQSSIRRATRDHLHEPRTGLPTGPMIRAELTRLSGQAGWHFLDAEIENFKELREAYSFMAADAALELAVQVITEVVSQMGTPDDFVGTPEEARFVVFTHTADADTFTAALRERFSERAKSLYNFMDAERGYVVLNAGTPDERHESLVRLEVRPLAGTVAVPAVTAAADDPVTAPETVAPPPTIAPPPVMQPPADPPAPPEPPASSSA